The Pseudodesulfovibrio sp. JC047 genome includes the window ACATGTCGTTCAAAGTGATTTCTGCCTTGCCTTCGAACAGGGCCATCAGTCGGCCAACGTTCACAGCTTGGTACTCTTCGCGGAAGGGATTCTTGAATCCGCGCTTAGGCAGACGACGAGCCAGAGGCATCTGGCCGCCTTCAAATCCAGGACGAACACCACCGCCGGAGCGAGCATTCTGTCCCTTATGGCCTTTGCCGGATGTCTTGCCCCAGCCTGAGCCGGAACCACGACCAATCCGTTTGCGATTCTTGTATTCTTCCGGGAAGGCGTAGAGTTCATGCAGTTTCATTATTCCACTACCTCCACCAGGTGTCTAACCTTATAGATCATGCCACGAATAACCGGAGTGTCTTCGTGCTCTTTGACCTGGCTGATGCGACGCAAGCCCAATGCTTCCAGGGTTCTCACCTGGTCAGGCTTGCAGCCGATCTTGCTTTTGATCTGTTTTACTTTAATCACGGCGATCTCCTTTACTTTCTCGGCGTAGATACCGGGACACCGCGCAGGGCGGACATTTCCTCGGCACTCCGCAGGGACTCCAGACCAGCCATGGTGGCACGCAGCACGTTGTGCGGATTATTTGTTCCAATAGCCTTAGTCAGGATATCATGAACGCCAATGGCTTCCATGATTGCACGAACAGGACCACCAGCAATAATACCGGTACCACGACTTGCAGGCTTCAACATAACGCGGCCTGCGCCATACCGTCCAAGAACCTCATACGGAAGAGTGCCGTCGAGCAAAGGAACATTGATCATGTTCTTCTTCGCTCGTTCAGACGCCTTGCGGATGGCTTCGGGGACTTCATTAGCCTTACCCAAACCATAACCGACTCCACCTTCACCGTCTCCGACGACCACCAGGCAGCTGAAGCTGAAACGGCGGCCACCCTTGACAACTTTGGCGACGCGATTGAGGTAGACGATCTTTTCAATCAATCCACT containing:
- the rplO gene encoding 50S ribosomal protein L15, giving the protein MKLHELYAFPEEYKNRKRIGRGSGSGWGKTSGKGHKGQNARSGGGVRPGFEGGQMPLARRLPKRGFKNPFREEYQAVNVGRLMALFEGKAEITLNDMYERGVVKNNAPVKVLGTGDVAQAVTIEAHRFSASAAEKIAKAGGTAKAIEA
- the rpmD gene encoding 50S ribosomal protein L30: MIKVKQIKSKIGCKPDQVRTLEALGLRRISQVKEHEDTPVIRGMIYKVRHLVEVVE
- the rpsE gene encoding 30S ribosomal protein S5 gives rise to the protein MEQNDSGLIEKIVYLNRVAKVVKGGRRFSFSCLVVVGDGEGGVGYGLGKANEVPEAIRKASERAKKNMINVPLLDGTLPYEVLGRYGAGRVMLKPASRGTGIIAGGPVRAIMEAIGVHDILTKAIGTNNPHNVLRATMAGLESLRSAEEMSALRGVPVSTPRK